The Algoriphagus halophilus genome window below encodes:
- a CDS encoding DUF4221 family protein: MRKALYLLSLILLAACSEKGSSEKSNSGNILNNLTFTVDTVVVDPGEEIIDLSNHLRLADISEDRKKLFLFTESDNQLSVINLDQLTLQQKIPYEKEGPNGVGGFLWNLDLISDEKFYLMSFNTASIFDFKGIKLETINLEEEDILGIKDKTLQNNRLKVTKDLSWYYTVPGSDFDKEDQPVELAIINRESKEGRLFPLPALDKTQAYKVILSDGSMMQVYAEDFFLAEYFEKFYLTSSVTSEIYQIDPKNDSVVLHSYELIQTPKEKTDAPSRNEFSEREVWRDEITKIHSQITFGELLWDEQKDYFFRFGGVLIPSGVEGVPSKSTIYLMVFDKELDLLGETELEDLDELPEFPFFKDGQLWSYVNVEDELGFSVITFDF, translated from the coding sequence ATGAGAAAAGCACTTTACTTACTAAGCCTAATTCTTTTAGCCGCCTGCAGTGAAAAAGGAAGTTCCGAAAAATCTAATTCAGGAAATATCCTCAACAACCTGACTTTTACAGTCGATACCGTAGTCGTGGACCCTGGAGAGGAAATCATAGATTTGTCGAATCATCTTCGGCTTGCCGATATCAGTGAAGATCGAAAAAAACTCTTTTTGTTTACAGAAAGTGACAACCAACTATCGGTCATAAACCTCGATCAACTAACTCTGCAACAAAAGATCCCTTATGAAAAGGAAGGTCCAAATGGGGTAGGAGGTTTTCTATGGAATTTAGATCTCATTTCAGATGAAAAGTTCTATTTAATGAGTTTCAATACTGCATCGATCTTTGATTTTAAAGGCATAAAACTGGAGACGATCAATTTGGAAGAGGAGGATATCCTTGGAATCAAAGATAAAACCCTACAAAACAACCGACTAAAGGTGACCAAAGACCTATCTTGGTACTATACGGTACCCGGTTCGGATTTTGATAAGGAAGACCAGCCAGTAGAATTGGCCATCATCAACAGAGAAAGCAAAGAAGGAAGGCTTTTTCCTTTGCCAGCTCTGGACAAAACACAAGCTTATAAAGTAATCCTCAGCGATGGCTCTATGATGCAAGTCTATGCCGAAGATTTTTTCCTTGCTGAATATTTCGAAAAGTTCTATCTCACTTCTTCAGTCACCAGTGAAATCTACCAAATAGATCCGAAAAATGACTCGGTGGTACTCCATTCTTATGAATTAATACAAACTCCAAAAGAGAAAACTGATGCCCCATCTAGGAATGAATTCTCTGAGCGGGAAGTTTGGCGAGATGAAATCACAAAAATACATTCTCAAATTACCTTTGGAGAATTGCTTTGGGATGAGCAAAAAGATTACTTTTTCAGATTTGGAGGCGTTTTGATTCCAAGTGGGGTGGAAGGTGTACCTTCAAAGAGTACTATTTATTTAATGGTCTTTGATAAAGAACTCGATTTGTTGGGAGAAACTGAACTGGAAGACTTGGACGAGCTCCCCGAATTTCCCTTCTTCAAAGACGGCCAACTCTGGTCCTATGTTAATGTGGAAGATGAGTTGGGGTTTTCAGTAATCACTTTTGATTTTTAA
- a CDS encoding DUF4221 family protein, whose product MKKHLPISLLVLLFACGGNETKNKEQKNLLDNLQVSVDTVIIDSGEEIFVPNMLNVQSQSADGTKLFSFYEPDFEFFEISLEEMKLLERHPFEKEGPESIKGWVDNFQMLNGNEIFLHDEASPNLFSLDGQKTKQYELDWEEIINFKTEGPFSSPNDFFISPDKSKFLFIPMNFGEPAEGLGIIDIKKKTGEIRKLPALDLTFGFQVIFQQENSASFFGDNLSLQLVNDRFIIHSGSTADIYTYDYKPDSLKLITFDHQLVENNKTGEFPHKADSRERQMEIVGQIRKQITFQKFYWDPFRKMYFRFGTKNFLMPNKDVKRSADCYLFAYDENLNLLGEKFLEEFQNIPYNGYFYQGAFYSYSPIGDEAGFTVYTFNF is encoded by the coding sequence TTGAAAAAGCACTTACCGATTTCACTTCTAGTACTTCTTTTTGCCTGTGGCGGAAATGAAACCAAAAATAAAGAACAGAAAAATCTTCTCGATAACCTCCAAGTTTCAGTGGACACGGTAATAATAGATTCAGGGGAAGAGATTTTTGTTCCCAATATGTTAAATGTACAATCTCAAAGTGCAGATGGCACGAAATTATTTTCCTTTTATGAACCAGATTTCGAATTTTTTGAGATCTCATTGGAAGAAATGAAGCTTCTGGAAAGACACCCATTTGAGAAGGAAGGCCCAGAAAGCATCAAAGGCTGGGTAGACAATTTCCAAATGCTTAATGGAAATGAAATATTTCTACACGATGAGGCCAGTCCCAATCTTTTTTCATTAGATGGACAAAAAACAAAGCAATATGAGCTGGATTGGGAAGAAATCATAAATTTTAAAACAGAGGGCCCTTTCTCCTCACCAAATGATTTTTTCATAAGTCCAGACAAATCAAAGTTTCTCTTTATTCCCATGAATTTTGGGGAGCCTGCTGAGGGTCTAGGAATAATCGATATAAAAAAGAAAACTGGTGAAATACGAAAACTCCCGGCTTTGGATTTGACATTCGGATTTCAAGTGATTTTTCAACAGGAAAACTCAGCTTCATTTTTTGGAGATAATCTCAGTCTACAGTTAGTGAACGATAGATTTATTATCCATAGTGGTTCAACAGCAGATATCTATACTTATGATTACAAGCCAGATAGCCTAAAACTGATCACTTTTGATCATCAGTTGGTTGAAAACAACAAAACCGGTGAATTTCCCCATAAGGCAGATTCCAGAGAAAGACAGATGGAAATTGTTGGGCAGATCAGGAAGCAAATCACTTTTCAGAAATTCTATTGGGATCCTTTCCGAAAGATGTATTTCCGATTTGGAACCAAAAATTTTTTGATGCCGAACAAAGATGTAAAAAGAAGTGCTGATTGTTACCTTTTTGCCTATGACGAAAACCTGAATTTACTAGGCGAAAAGTTCCTTGAGGAATTCCAAAATATTCCTTACAATGGCTATTTCTACCAGGGAGCATTTTATTCCTATTCCCCAATAGGGGATGAAGCAGGATTCACTGTTTACACTTTTAACTTCTAA
- a CDS encoding DUF4221 family protein, translating into MNKFILLLLAVTLFLACEEKESRSTSNLLENLSIQVDTIQVDVGEELFNPGGYYISDFNSDRSIGYFFYMENEVHEIDLDNMKLLNRFVYQEDGPDAIPKYPNSFQILPNREIFIGGYAQQGVFTLPGHSINSYKIIPENLNGIPNDAPYSLSNNIHISPDKSTIVGLAGIFGEPLEGMAVVDAEEMNAKIHPLPALDLTHNFQLVFRQGNGASAAGDFQRIQFINDQFIIYSGSTSDIYSYDWKTDSLKLISFPHELVPLKKSGKITNSVTSSESLVEGRRNLSKQITFGQLYYDDEKETYFRFAGMNAQYDDKGRFLRSDVYLFSYDKNWKLTGEKLVEELKNQPYSSFMKDGNIYIPTVQGENPAFVVYAINF; encoded by the coding sequence ATGAACAAATTCATTTTACTTCTTTTAGCGGTGACACTCTTTTTGGCATGTGAGGAAAAAGAGAGCCGATCTACCTCCAACCTGTTAGAAAATCTAAGCATTCAGGTTGATACCATTCAAGTGGACGTGGGAGAGGAGCTATTTAATCCCGGGGGATATTATATAAGTGACTTCAATTCTGATCGTTCGATAGGATACTTTTTTTATATGGAAAATGAAGTTCACGAAATTGACCTAGATAACATGAAATTGCTTAATCGTTTTGTGTATCAAGAAGATGGACCTGATGCGATTCCAAAATATCCTAACAGCTTTCAAATATTACCTAATAGAGAAATTTTTATTGGAGGTTATGCTCAGCAAGGAGTTTTCACGTTGCCTGGGCATAGCATCAATAGCTACAAAATCATACCTGAAAACCTTAACGGGATCCCCAATGATGCTCCTTATTCTTTATCCAACAATATCCACATTAGTCCGGATAAATCTACCATTGTAGGCCTTGCCGGTATCTTTGGGGAACCATTGGAAGGTATGGCGGTAGTTGATGCGGAAGAAATGAATGCCAAAATCCACCCACTGCCAGCTTTGGACCTTACCCACAATTTTCAACTAGTCTTTAGGCAAGGGAATGGAGCCTCAGCAGCAGGCGATTTTCAAAGAATTCAATTCATAAATGACCAATTTATCATTTATAGCGGATCCACCTCAGACATCTACTCCTATGACTGGAAAACTGATTCCTTAAAACTGATCAGTTTTCCTCACGAACTCGTACCGCTAAAAAAGAGCGGAAAAATCACCAATTCCGTTACATCAAGTGAAAGTCTAGTAGAAGGTAGACGGAACCTTTCTAAACAGATCACATTTGGTCAATTATATTATGATGATGAAAAAGAAACCTATTTCAGGTTTGCAGGTATGAATGCCCAATATGACGATAAAGGACGTTTTCTGCGATCAGATGTCTATCTATTCTCCTATGATAAAAACTGGAAGCTAACTGGGGAAAAGTTAGTGGAAGAATTGAAAAATCAGCCCTATTCGAGTTTTATGAAGGATGGAAATATTTATATCCCTACCGTCCAAGGAGAAAACCCTGCTTTCGTAGTCTATGCCATTAACTTTTAA
- a CDS encoding DUF4221 family protein, with protein MKHVTILFLITILFSCSEKDKKASSMNTLGNLTYSIDTLIVDPGEEFINLSRGLYFSDVSEDKKSLFIFDRERISFQEIDLDQLKLLESYPFEVDGPNGIGNEDTFNFYQIEN; from the coding sequence ATGAAACATGTGACTATCCTTTTTTTGATTACCATTCTGTTTTCATGTTCAGAAAAAGACAAAAAGGCCTCTTCAATGAATACCCTTGGGAACCTTACTTATTCTATCGACACCTTGATCGTAGATCCCGGGGAAGAGTTCATCAATTTATCAAGAGGTTTATATTTTTCCGATGTTTCGGAAGACAAAAAATCCCTTTTCATTTTTGATAGAGAACGCATCTCTTTTCAAGAAATAGACCTCGATCAATTGAAACTCCTAGAATCATATCCTTTTGAAGTGGATGGGCCAAACGGAATCGGGAATGAGGATACTTTCAACTTTTACCAGATCGAAAATTGA
- a CDS encoding DUF4221 domain-containing protein, whose amino-acid sequence MNKYHFTLAAFALFSCSSSDKSDENSGMGMELTYEMDTVMVDPGDHFFFLNWGLGISDLTQDEKLLYNLNPESLLLEVVDMDALALKETIQLEKEGPNGIGGGFISKLQVIGNGNLMLFDFNKIVEISPKGELIKKYEFDRNTLSGYEFDETDVVSYMGIFSTDGKTYVGELEDESFRKPAKGLAVIDLEKMELNFVPTDAISKLDEFRIMLEMNGNAMMSTGETSYMKFINGELVLTNTAMNEVYIYDFTMDSLLHKTFESTLTGNERIKNFPTQVDTREALFEASKEKRKQVKFGPMIFQKEENLIWRISTDMDRMISDSVVTKDVVTFFDADYTMLKEQTLKNLSNSSNRFFKDGMLYNFLNIDDELAFVRLKPNLEYD is encoded by the coding sequence ATGAATAAGTACCATTTTACTTTGGCAGCCTTTGCTTTGTTTAGTTGTTCCTCCTCCGATAAATCTGATGAAAATTCAGGAATGGGGATGGAATTAACTTATGAAATGGACACGGTAATGGTCGACCCTGGAGACCATTTCTTTTTCTTGAACTGGGGTTTGGGAATATCAGACTTAACCCAAGATGAAAAGTTACTTTATAACCTTAATCCTGAATCTCTTTTACTTGAAGTAGTAGACATGGATGCTTTGGCACTCAAAGAAACCATTCAGCTTGAAAAAGAGGGGCCAAATGGAATTGGGGGTGGATTTATTTCCAAACTTCAAGTAATCGGTAATGGGAATCTGATGCTTTTTGATTTCAATAAAATAGTAGAAATAAGCCCCAAAGGCGAATTGATAAAAAAATACGAATTCGATAGAAACACCTTGAGCGGTTACGAATTTGATGAAACAGACGTGGTCAGTTATATGGGAATATTCTCAACAGATGGTAAAACCTACGTTGGCGAGTTAGAGGATGAAAGTTTCAGAAAACCAGCCAAAGGACTGGCAGTGATTGATTTGGAAAAAATGGAGTTGAATTTCGTCCCAACAGATGCTATTTCAAAGCTGGATGAATTCCGAATCATGTTGGAAATGAACGGAAATGCCATGATGTCTACTGGAGAAACTTCTTACATGAAGTTTATTAATGGAGAATTGGTTCTTACAAATACTGCTATGAATGAGGTCTATATCTATGACTTTACAATGGATAGTTTGCTCCATAAAACATTTGAATCTACTCTCACGGGCAATGAGCGGATCAAAAACTTTCCTACACAGGTGGACACGAGAGAGGCACTTTTTGAAGCTTCTAAAGAAAAGAGGAAGCAAGTAAAATTCGGCCCCATGATCTTTCAAAAAGAAGAAAATCTCATTTGGAGGATTAGTACTGACATGGATCGAATGATTTCAGATTCAGTGGTAACAAAGGATGTTGTTACATTTTTCGATGCAGATTATACGATGCTAAAAGAGCAGACTTTGAAAAACCTTAGCAATTCAAGTAATCGGTTTTTCAAAGACGGAATGCTCTATAATTTCCTCAATATCGATGACGAATTGGCTTTTGTGAGACTGAAACCGAATCTAGAATATGATTAA
- a CDS encoding DUF4221 family protein has translation MIPSVSKTAIHNLQGKLLSNLSIVTDDFEELNRIDEFTLLNEIHFDPNSGILYSLPGNYTSGIRELAIINSTTNKGNLIRLPEMEKAGNFRVFFNTENAKSIEMEEYSLSIIDDKIYITCTIGSGVYRYDPTTNELEYFEFNHQLIPNEKTGEIINEVYSEKEFNAEYRKIRSQVSFLKLIWDNETSRFYRLAYKGVLGDQQIEPISYEVFLLAYSENMELIGEALIPDFNQVPESYFFKDGQLWSYVNVRDELGFAVFTFDF, from the coding sequence ATGATTCCCAGCGTCTCAAAAACTGCCATTCACAACCTACAAGGAAAATTACTTTCCAATTTAAGCATAGTGACCGATGACTTTGAGGAATTAAACAGGATCGATGAATTTACTCTCTTGAATGAAATCCATTTTGATCCAAATTCCGGAATTCTTTATTCCCTACCAGGAAATTACACTTCTGGAATTCGAGAATTGGCAATAATAAATTCTACTACCAACAAGGGCAACCTAATCCGGCTTCCTGAAATGGAAAAAGCAGGAAATTTTAGAGTGTTCTTTAATACAGAAAATGCCAAATCTATTGAAATGGAGGAATACTCCCTTTCTATCATTGATGACAAAATATACATCACTTGTACCATTGGAAGTGGAGTTTATCGCTATGACCCAACCACAAATGAGTTGGAATACTTTGAATTCAATCATCAATTAATTCCAAACGAAAAAACCGGTGAAATCATCAATGAAGTGTATTCTGAAAAGGAATTCAATGCTGAGTATAGGAAAATAAGGAGTCAAGTCTCCTTTCTAAAGTTGATATGGGACAATGAAACTTCCAGATTTTACCGGCTTGCATACAAAGGTGTTTTGGGTGACCAACAAATTGAACCCATATCTTACGAGGTTTTCTTACTCGCTTATTCCGAGAATATGGAACTAATTGGAGAAGCCCTAATTCCCGACTTCAACCAAGTTCCTGAAAGTTACTTCTTCAAAGACGGCCAACTCTGGTCCTATGTTAATGTAAGAGATGAACTAGGGTTCGCGGTGTTTACGTTCGATTTTTAA
- a CDS encoding DUF4221 family protein encodes MKQLNILFLVSILISCSAKEEESTSENILEDLRFSIDTVMIDSGEDILNLSQGIFPNGLSHDMSRLYFFENKPFQLVEVDLDKLKVLKKTGFEVEGPNGVGSYLSHLKVGPKDNLFLISSSIAGIFNQDAEKLENLRFTPSGIDSTLATNFNALYSRSVYDFENQKLYSQPSFLDVGDNVLVIINTKTQSAITLPVPKMKIVDEYSGTYMFETDQGEIIAFHFVGSFITLLPKVVIISTAARSGIYSLDLTTEQLEYIDIQHHTVPNEIKVEIPQNPSSPAQIQNIQHEIFKNVNFLEMQWDDTRQLYFRLGESTVRGASREDPLSYEYYLFAYDQDFNVLGEKKLDGVNFGLMHVFFKDGKLWSYVNVGDELGFAVFTFNF; translated from the coding sequence ATGAAACAACTGAATATTCTTTTCTTAGTTTCAATTTTGATTTCCTGTTCTGCAAAGGAGGAAGAGTCTACTTCTGAAAATATTCTCGAAGATCTGCGTTTTTCAATTGACACGGTTATGATTGACTCTGGTGAAGACATTCTTAATCTTTCCCAGGGAATTTTTCCTAATGGCCTATCTCATGATATGTCCAGACTATATTTCTTTGAAAATAAACCTTTCCAGCTCGTGGAAGTGGATTTGGACAAATTAAAAGTTTTAAAAAAAACAGGGTTTGAAGTGGAGGGTCCTAATGGAGTGGGAAGTTACCTTTCACACCTCAAAGTGGGTCCAAAAGACAATCTATTTTTAATAAGTAGTTCTATCGCTGGTATTTTCAACCAAGATGCCGAAAAATTAGAAAACCTACGATTTACACCTTCAGGGATAGATTCCACATTAGCCACAAATTTCAACGCACTCTATTCTCGTTCAGTTTATGATTTTGAAAACCAAAAACTATACTCACAACCTAGTTTCTTAGATGTAGGTGATAATGTTCTTGTGATCATTAACACGAAAACTCAATCTGCAATCACACTTCCAGTTCCAAAAATGAAAATTGTGGATGAATATTCAGGTACTTATATGTTTGAGACTGATCAAGGAGAAATCATTGCCTTTCATTTCGTTGGAAGCTTTATCACATTACTTCCGAAAGTGGTAATTATTTCTACAGCTGCCAGGAGTGGAATTTACAGCTTGGATCTTACAACCGAACAATTAGAATACATTGACATACAACACCATACTGTTCCGAATGAGATAAAAGTAGAAATTCCTCAAAACCCATCAAGTCCAGCACAAATTCAGAATATTCAACATGAAATTTTTAAAAATGTAAATTTTCTGGAAATGCAATGGGATGATACTCGACAGCTATACTTTCGATTGGGAGAAAGTACAGTTAGGGGAGCGTCCCGAGAAGATCCCCTTTCCTATGAATATTACCTTTTTGCCTATGATCAAGATTTCAATGTATTAGGAGAAAAGAAACTTGATGGGGTCAATTTTGGTCTGATGCATGTCTTTTTCAAGGATGGCAAACTCTGGTCCTATGTCAATGTAGGAGATGAACTAGGGTTCGCGGTATTTACTTTTAACTTTTAA
- a CDS encoding DUF4221 domain-containing protein yields MRKQILVLLLIACASCEGENNVKTVNPQLFSFSVEIDTMQIDFKDRFYFMEIYLATSNLSPDKKFLYNLNSFTPNLEIIDLDKLELIKIEPMEKEGPKGIGPAVFGICITQQNELVIEGWNEYRVFDSLRTEMKTIKIGPNHLKGDEMEEGEIFEFHPVINDDGSHLYAIYKEGDGMKLGETKGLALVDLVDSTIRKIPIPELSSLKQFIIQNQYGFEKGESSYIAKTKNNLIVSTSAYNEAFVFDMVNDTLIHKVFHSQLTADAKKGNPTKEPFSKEDREASFNKHSKEVQFGKFLYDEQNEKFWRFSYDKDRMIGDSVAMKTVLTIFDSDLNQLHEEKVEYDYSYYQSFFKDGMLYSYLNLNDEMAFIRVKPNYGP; encoded by the coding sequence ATGAGAAAACAAATCCTTGTTCTTTTACTAATTGCTTGTGCTTCCTGCGAAGGCGAAAACAATGTAAAGACTGTAAATCCTCAACTTTTTTCTTTTTCTGTTGAAATTGACACAATGCAAATAGACTTTAAGGATAGATTTTACTTTATGGAGATCTACTTGGCTACCTCTAATTTATCTCCTGACAAGAAATTTTTATATAACTTAAATTCATTTACCCCAAACCTGGAAATCATTGACTTGGATAAGCTAGAATTGATCAAAATTGAACCAATGGAAAAAGAAGGTCCAAAAGGCATTGGTCCAGCAGTTTTTGGGATTTGTATAACTCAGCAGAATGAGTTGGTGATAGAAGGTTGGAATGAATATAGAGTTTTTGACTCTCTGAGGACCGAAATGAAAACTATAAAAATCGGACCAAATCATCTTAAAGGGGATGAGATGGAGGAAGGAGAAATTTTCGAATTCCACCCCGTCATTAATGATGATGGATCTCATCTTTATGCAATCTACAAGGAAGGTGATGGCATGAAGCTGGGAGAAACCAAAGGTCTAGCATTGGTTGATTTAGTTGATTCCACGATCCGTAAAATCCCAATTCCTGAACTCAGTAGCCTCAAACAGTTTATTATACAAAATCAATATGGCTTTGAAAAAGGAGAATCATCTTATATAGCTAAGACAAAAAACAATCTAATTGTATCCACAAGTGCTTATAATGAAGCATTTGTCTTTGACATGGTAAATGACACTTTAATTCACAAGGTATTTCATTCTCAACTCACAGCAGATGCAAAAAAAGGAAATCCCACAAAAGAACCTTTCAGCAAAGAAGATCGAGAAGCCAGTTTCAATAAGCATTCGAAAGAAGTACAGTTTGGTAAATTTCTCTATGATGAGCAGAATGAAAAATTTTGGAGATTCAGTTATGACAAGGATCGAATGATTGGAGACTCTGTTGCAATGAAAACAGTTCTGACAATTTTTGACTCTGATCTCAATCAATTGCATGAGGAAAAGGTTGAATATGATTACTCTTATTATCAATCATTTTTCAAGGATGGCATGCTGTATTCCTACCTCAACCTAAATGATGAAATGGCATTTATTCGAGTCAAACCAAATTACGGACCATGA
- a CDS encoding DUF4221 family protein, which yields MKRLFLILALTYAFSSCSDRNDSNTRSSEASITYELDTVMVDAGEEFIYVNWLLTSSGESQDEKFLYNFNRDALTLQVIDLDQLKLIKTIQHQKEGPDGLGFGMISKIYDPGDGTLIYSDNYLITRFDKEGNKLNGFRYADHSFVGEKLPDDKRILLNETISKDGNTLIALYGSKSVLDSTPDGLAIFDLENKTVEYKPLDIFKKLEKYQTVFYYNGEQPISAFGASIFLTYQNDSLIYTNTAENKAHFYNLKPDSLTSLSYVSRYTKPEVEVNYPKRTETEEEFKEVRKLTDKIVQYYQFLYDDKNQVYWRFSKDFDHMQGDQAIYKTVLTAFNPRFEQLGEVLLQDDFVLPYKIFVKNGMIYSFLNMEDEVAFVRLKPTISHE from the coding sequence ATGAAACGACTTTTTTTAATCCTAGCTCTAACCTATGCTTTTTCTTCTTGTTCAGATAGGAACGATTCAAATACCAGGTCTTCTGAAGCAAGCATTACCTATGAGTTAGATACGGTGATGGTAGATGCAGGAGAAGAATTTATCTATGTCAATTGGCTATTGACAAGCTCTGGTGAATCCCAAGATGAAAAATTTCTGTACAATTTCAACAGAGATGCCCTCACCCTCCAGGTCATCGACTTAGATCAGTTAAAACTGATAAAAACTATCCAACACCAGAAAGAAGGACCTGATGGGTTAGGGTTTGGAATGATTAGCAAAATTTATGACCCAGGGGATGGTACTTTGATTTACTCCGACAATTATCTGATTACCCGATTTGATAAAGAGGGAAACAAATTAAATGGCTTTCGGTATGCAGACCATAGTTTTGTAGGTGAGAAACTTCCAGACGATAAAAGAATCTTATTAAATGAAACTATCTCCAAGGATGGAAATACCTTAATTGCTTTATACGGAAGTAAATCTGTATTGGATAGCACTCCAGATGGTCTAGCAATTTTTGATTTAGAAAACAAAACAGTTGAGTACAAGCCTCTTGACATTTTCAAAAAATTAGAAAAATACCAAACTGTATTTTATTACAATGGAGAACAACCCATCTCTGCTTTTGGAGCCAGTATATTCCTCACATATCAAAATGACAGTTTGATTTATACCAATACGGCGGAGAATAAAGCACATTTCTACAATCTAAAACCAGATTCTTTAACATCCTTATCCTATGTCAGTCGATATACAAAACCTGAAGTGGAAGTGAACTATCCAAAAAGAACAGAAACTGAAGAGGAATTCAAAGAAGTAAGAAAATTGACTGATAAAATCGTCCAATATTATCAATTCCTTTATGACGATAAAAACCAGGTGTATTGGAGATTCTCTAAAGATTTTGACCATATGCAAGGAGATCAGGCCATTTACAAAACTGTCCTGACTGCCTTTAATCCACGATTTGAACAGCTGGGTGAAGTATTGCTACAAGATGACTTTGTATTGCCTTATAAAATATTTGTAAAAAATGGCATGATCTATTCTTTTCTCAATATGGAGGATGAAGTGGCATTTGTACGTCTAAAACCAACTATATCTCATGAATAA
- a CDS encoding DUF4221 family protein, with protein sequence MRKAIIPIFLMIIFSCSQKEETKVKGPKQANLISKAASILPDPEPVDSIISIELAKEEPPKEPELVVIDELSPSYSNLLENLSFTIDSILVDSNETLLYLPWGLANADLSSDNKFLYALNTKSNKIYQFDLDRLELVDSYQFEREGPNSVPPKIWKFQLMNGQKIGFADYQFTGIYNFQTQKLFSYQFSEKDFSNLLDAPTIPKYESLQLSLDGKRIFFLHKNVTQEKVYLGIFDPEKEEGKLVELEEFAFLTQLYFSHTEGITHYVSNFADLGMKIEENRALIYSKGTSKVYLYDLSSGSLTFKSPQHELVPNDQIPPFSNKISSNQEVIDASNSLLFQISYLNFIYDDQRKMYFRFGSIMEKTEDHSPKTKKDVYLFAYDQNLNLKGETKIDELVKVPSYPFFKDGKLWSYVNVEDELGFAVFTFDF encoded by the coding sequence ATGAGAAAAGCAATCATTCCTATATTTCTCATGATTATTTTTTCTTGTTCTCAGAAGGAAGAAACCAAGGTAAAAGGACCTAAGCAAGCTAATCTCATTTCAAAAGCTGCCTCAATTTTACCCGATCCAGAGCCAGTCGACTCCATCATTTCTATTGAACTAGCAAAAGAGGAACCTCCAAAAGAACCAGAGTTAGTAGTAATCGATGAATTATCTCCTTCCTATTCCAATTTGTTAGAAAACCTGTCATTCACCATCGATTCGATCCTAGTTGATTCTAACGAAACCTTACTTTATTTACCTTGGGGATTAGCAAACGCAGATTTATCCTCTGATAATAAATTTCTTTATGCTTTAAATACCAAATCAAATAAAATCTATCAGTTTGATTTGGATCGCCTAGAGCTGGTGGACTCCTACCAATTTGAAAGAGAAGGCCCAAATAGTGTACCCCCGAAAATTTGGAAGTTCCAATTGATGAATGGCCAAAAAATAGGCTTTGCCGATTACCAATTTACCGGAATCTATAATTTTCAAACCCAAAAATTGTTTTCCTACCAATTTTCAGAAAAGGATTTTTCTAACCTATTAGACGCTCCTACGATTCCCAAATATGAAAGTCTCCAACTTAGTTTAGATGGAAAACGAATTTTCTTTTTACATAAAAATGTAACCCAAGAAAAAGTGTATTTGGGAATATTTGATCCCGAAAAAGAGGAAGGAAAGCTCGTGGAGTTAGAGGAATTCGCATTTTTGACCCAGTTGTATTTTTCCCATACCGAAGGAATAACCCATTACGTTTCTAATTTTGCTGATCTTGGAATGAAGATAGAAGAAAATCGAGCACTGATTTACTCTAAAGGTACGAGTAAAGTTTATCTGTATGATTTATCCAGTGGCTCCTTGACTTTTAAATCGCCCCAACACGAGCTTGTTCCCAACGATCAAATACCCCCATTTTCCAATAAAATTTCGTCTAATCAAGAGGTCATCGATGCAAGTAATTCATTGTTGTTTCAGATTTCATATCTGAATTTCATCTATGATGATCAACGAAAAATGTATTTCCGGTTTGGTTCCATCATGGAAAAGACCGAAGACCATAGCCCTAAAACAAAAAAGGATGTTTACCTCTTTGCCTATGATCAAAATCTCAATCTCAAAGGAGAAACAAAGATCGATGAGTTGGTCAAAGTACCTTCTTATCCCTTCTTTAAAGACGGAAAGCTCTGGTCCTATGTGAATGTTGAAGATGAGCTGGGTTTCGCAGTATTCACGTTTGATTTTTAG